From one Eptesicus fuscus isolate TK198812 chromosome 21, DD_ASM_mEF_20220401, whole genome shotgun sequence genomic stretch:
- the LOC103297719 gene encoding N-formyl peptide receptor 2-like produces the protein MEPGCIAPQIFTLVMQGITCVLGIVGNGLVIWVAGFRMARTVTTLCYLNLALADFLFSATLPIIMVSNTMRGQWPFGWFLCKLVFLMVDTNLYASVFLIAFIALDRCICVLHPVWAQNHRTLSLAKKVIIVPWILSLLLNLPVLIFLTTVTDDNGDIYCDFNIDFWGDISEEEKLQRLFTTLAIIGINRFVIGFTLPMSIIAICYGLIAAKIHKKGTIKLGRPLRVLTAVVASFFICWFPFQLCLLLHTVWIREVVFEGMYIFGLLMYLTSTLAFFNSCLNPMLYVFLGRDFRKRLIHSLPASLERALTEDSAPTSHTTTKSSSLPTEAELQEM, from the coding sequence ATGGAACCTGGCTGCATTGCTCCGCAGATCTTCACATTGGTGATGCAAGGGATCACCTGTGTCCTCGGCATCGTGGGCAATGGGCTTGTGATCTGGGTGGCTGGATTCCGGATGGCACGCACAGTCACCACCTTGTGTTACCTGAACCTGGCCTTAGCCGACTTCCTCTTCAGCGCCACTCTGCCAATCATCATGGTTTCAAATACCATGAGAGGACAATGGCCGTTTGGCTGGTTCCTATGCAAGTTAGTTTTTCTTATGGTAGACACAAATCTGTATGCCAGTGTCTTCCTCATTGCTTTCATTGCTCTGGACCGCTGTATTTGTGTCCTGCATCCGGTCTGGGCCCAGAACCACCGCACTCTAAGTCTAGCTAAAAAAGTGATCATTGTACCCTGGATTCTTTCTCTACTCCTTAACTTGCCAGTTCTCATCTTCTTGACTACAGTAACGGATGATAACGGGGATATATACTGTGATTTCAACATTGACTTCTGGGGTGACATCAGTGAAGAAGAGAAGTTGCAGAGGTTGTTTACCACATTAGCAATCATAGGGATCAACCGGTTTGTCATTGGCTTCACTCTACCGATGTCCATCATCGCCATCTGCTATGGGCTCATTGCAGCCAAGATCCACAAAAAGGGCACAATTAAGCTCGGCCGTCCCTTACGGGTCCTCACTGCTGTGGTGGCTTCCTTCTTTATTTGTTGGTTCCCCTTTCAACTATGCCTTCTTCTACACACAGTTTGGATCAGAGAGGTGGTGTTTGAAGGAATGTACATCTTTGGTCTCCTGATGTACCTAACAAGCACCCTGGCCTTCTTCAACAGCTGCCTCAACCCAATGCTCTATGTCTTCCTGGGGAGAGACTTCCGAAAGAGACTGATCCACTCCCTGCCTGCCAGTCTGGAGAGGGCCCTGACTGAGGACTCAGCCCCAACCAGTCACACAACAACCAAATCTTCTTCACTTCCTACTGAGGCCGAATTACAGGAGATGTGA
- the LOC103297720 gene encoding N-formyl peptide receptor 2-like — protein sequence MEPGYTAPQIFLFVAHGITCVLGIVGNGLVIWVAGFRMARTVTTLCYLNLALADFLFSATLPFFIVVSSMQARWPYGQFLCKLFNIMIDTNLFASVFLIAFIALDRCICVLHPVWAQNHRTLSLAKKVIIVPWILSLLLNLPAVIFINTVTDDNGDIYCGFDLDFWGDISEEEKLQRLFTTLAIIGINRFVIGFTLPMSIIAICYGLIAAKIRNKGVTKSSRPLRVLAVVGASFFICCFPFQLCLLLNTLYIRAILKGKYNIILLLLSLTSTLAFFNSCLNPMLYVFLGRDFRKRLIHSLPASLERALTEDCAPTSHTTTKSSSLPTEAELQEM from the coding sequence ATGGAACCTGGCTACACTGCTCCGCAGATCTTCTTATTTGTGGCGCATGGGATCACCTGTGTCCTCGGCATCGTGGGAAATGGGCTTGTGATCTGGGTGGCTGGATTCCGGATGGCACGCACAGTCACCACCTTGTGTTACCTGAACCTGGCCTTAGCCGACTTCCTCTTCAGCGCCACTCTGCCATTCTTCATTGTTGTAAGTTCTATGCAGGCACGATGGCCTTATGGCCAGTTCCTATGCAAGTTATTTAACATTATGATAGACACAAACCTGTTTGCCAGTGTCTTCCTCATTGCTTTCATTGCTCTGGACCGCTGTATTTGTGTCCTGCATCCGGTCTGGGCCCAGAACCACCGCACTCTAAGTCTGGCTAAAAAAGTGATCATTGTACCCTGGATTCTTTCTCTACTCCTTAACTTGCCAGCTGTCATCTTCATCAATACAGTAACGGATGATAACGGGGATATATACTGTGGTTTCGACTTGGACTTCTGGGGTGACATCAGTGAAGAAGAGAAGTTGCAGAGGTTGTTTACCACATTAGCAATCATAGGGATCAACCGGTTTGTCATTGGCTTCACTCTACCGATGTCCATCATCGCCATCTGCTATGGGCTCATTGCAGCCAAGATCCGAAACAAGGGCGTGACAAAGTCCAGCCGTCCCTTACGGGTCCTCGCAGTTGTTGGAGCTTCCTTTTTCATTTGCTGCTTCCCCTTTCAACTGTGTCTTCTTCTGAACACACTCTATATCAGAGCAATACTGAAAGGAAAGTACAATATCATTCTTCTCCTGCTATCTCTAACAAGCACCCTGGCCTTTTTCAATAGTTGCCTCAACCCAATGCTCTATGTCTTCCTGGGGAGAGACTTCCGAAAGAGACTGATCCACTCCCTGCCTGCCAGTCTGGAGAGGGCCCTGACTGAGGACTGTGCCCCAACCAGTCACACAACAACCAAATCTTCTTCACTTCCTACTGAGGCCGAACTACAGGAGATGTGA